GTCGAATCGATCGCGGTCCGCGATGGCGCCGAGGTCAAGGCCGGCGAGATCCTGGTCCGCCTTGATGCGACGCACGCTGCCGCGCAGCGCAGCGTCGCGCGGCTCGGCGTGATGCAGGCGCTCGGTGAGGAAGCGCGGCTCACGGCCGAGATCGACCGGCTCGATCGCATCACCTTCCCGAGCGAACTGGCCGAGGCCACCGACATCAAGGAAGCGCGCCGGATCACGCTCGATCAGGAACGTCTGTTCAAGGAACGCCAATCCGCTCAGAAGCTCGAAGTCTCGATCCTGAAGGAGCGGCTGACGCAGTCCGAGAGGCAGTATCAGTCGACCGAGGCGCAGCGCGACTCGACCGTCGGGCAGGCCGCCAGCATCAACGACGAGCTCACCAACCTGCGGCCTCTGGCCGACAAGGGTTATGTCGCTGCGACACGGATCAACCCGCTGAAGCGATCGCTGACCGAGCTGCAGGGCCGCACTGGCTCGCTGGAAGCGGACTTGTTGCGCTTGTCGGTCGCCACTGACGAAATCCGGCTTCAGATGGGTCAGATCGGCCTTCGTGCCGTGGAAGAGGCTTCGACGAAGCTCGCCGAGTGCCGGGTCAAGCTCGCCGACGCCCGCGAAAAACTGCGCATTGCCGAGGATGTGCTGGTGCGCGCGGAGGTTCGCGCGCCCCGCGCCGGGCGGGTCGTCGCTTCGAAGGTCCATACGGTGGGCGCGGTGGTCAAGCCGGGCGAGACCCTGATGGAGATCGTACCGCAGGATGACGAGCTCATCGTCACGGCCAAGGTTTCGCCGATGGATGTGAACAATCTTCGTCCGGGCATGGCTGCAGAGGTGCGCCTGCCCTCGTTCAAGGGGCGGGCGACGCCCTTCACCGTCGGCGAGGTGAAGTCCATCGCGGCTGATGCGTTGCGCGACGAGGTCCTACAGCAGATGGTCTATGAGCTGCGCGTCAGCGTCTCGGCCTCGGGCTTCCCTCCGAAGATCAGGGCCAAGCTCAGGCCGGGCATGCCGGCCGAGGTCTATGTGCCGACCGGCGAGCGGACTGCGATCGCCTATCTGATGCAGCCGCTGACTGATTCGATGAGGTCGAGCTTCAGGGAAGAGTGAGCTCGGAAATGGCTTGCGATCTCGGCTTCAGAGTGGCCTTCGTTGCGAAGCCGGAGGCGTCGGCTGACCGCGTCGCCGCGTAATTTTCTGACGAACTGCATCAACTAAGGGACCGGCGGGGGCAGCGTGCCGTCGCCGGTCTCTTTCACGGCAACAAATTAGCATTGACTAATCAATTAGCATTCGCTAATTGATTTAACATGCTTGAGATCGCCCCCGTCTCCACCGTCATGCGCGCACTCGCCGATCCGACACGGCGGGCCGTGTTCGAACGGATTTCCGCTTGCGACGAGATCACCGTCGCAGAACTGACCCGCGGTAGCGGGGTGACGCAGGGCGCCATCTCCCAGCACCTCAAATCGCTCAAGCAGGCCGGCCTCGTCGCTGAGCGCCCGGACGGCCGTAACGTCTTCTATCGCGCCGAGCCGGAGGGGCTGGCGCCGCTCGTCGACTGGATCGGCCATTACGGCGTCTTCTGGCGCGAGCGCTTCGCCAACCTCCGCACTCTTCTCAAGGAGATCGACCCATGACCGCTCTCGACCTGCAGCCTGCCACGCAGGACATCGTCGTCGACGAAATCCTTCCGCACGCCCCGGAGACGATCTGGAAGGCGCTGACCTCGAGCGCGCTGATCGCGCGCTGGATCATGGAGCCGTTCGGCTTCGCTCCTGTCGAGGGGACGCGCTTCACCTTCAGGACGACGCCGGCCGGCGCCTGGGACGGCACGATCCGCTGCCAGGTGCTGGAGGTGATCCCGAACCAATGCCTGGCCTATTCCTGGAAGGGCGGCGACGACGGCAATGCCGGCTACGGCTCCCGGCTCGATACGATCGTCACCTGGACACTGTCCCGGGCAGCGAGCGGCACCCGCGTGCGCCTCGTCCATTCCGGCTTCGAGCTGCCGCGCAACGAAGCCGCGTTCACGAATATGGGCCGCGGCTGGAAGACTATTCTGCCGCGCCTCGGCGACGTCGCTGGCGAGCAGGGCTGACAGGTCGGCCGCCCCTGATCTTTCGAGGAGATGACGATGAACAATGCCTACAAGGGCGGCTGCGCCTGCCGCGCGATCCGCTATGAGGTCGCGGCCGAGCCGGTCGAGAGCAATGACTGCCAATGCCGCCAGTGCCAGCAGCAGAGCGGCACCGGCCACAGCTCCTATCTGAGTTTCGTCGGCGCGCCGGTCACGGTCGAAGGCGAGGCGACGACCTGGGACGTCGTTGGGGAGGGCGGCACGGTCAAGCGCTGCGCCTTCTGCCCGACCTGCGGCTCGCCCGTCTATTTGAGCTTTCCGGACATTCCCGACCTGTTCATCGTGCGCGCCGGCAGCCTCGACGAACCCAGCCGTTATAAGCCGGAGATGGTCTTCTGGCATTCGGTTGCCCAGCCTTGGGACCATCTGCCTCCGGGCATCCTGAAACATGAGAAACTACCGCCGCGATAACCGCGGGCGGCCTCGGCCTGTCCGAGCTCAATAGGGCAGGCCGACATAGTTCTCCGCGACGCTGGCGAGCGCTGCCGACGATTGCGTAAGATAGTCGAACTCGGCCCGCCGGATGCGCTGGTCGAAAGTGCTCGCCTCCGGGAAGAGGTGGAGCAGGTTGGTCATCTGCCAGGAGAAGCGCACCGCCTTCCAGACCCGCGCCAACGCCCGGCCGGAATAGGCGTCGAGCCCGGCATCGGAGTGCTCGACATAATGTTCGCGCAACGCCTCGAACAGGTAGCGCACATCGCTCGCCGCAAGGTTCAGCCCCTTGGCGCCGGTCGGCGGCACGATGTGGCCGGCATCGCCGGCAAGGAAGAGCCGGCCGAAGCGCAAGGGCTCGGTGACGAAGCTTCGCAGCGGCGCGATGCTCTTCTCGAGCGACGATCCCGACGTCACCGCCGCCGCGACTTCATCCGGCACGCGCCGGCGCAACTCGTCGAAGAAGCGCTCGTCCGACCAGGCCTCGACCTTCTCGTCGAGCGGAACCTGGACATAGTAGCGGCTGCGGGTCTGCGAGCGCATCGAGCACAATGCGAAGCCGAAGGGCGAGCTGGCATAGACCAGCTCATGCGCCGCCGGTGGCTGGTCCGTCAGCAGGCCGAGCCAGCCGAAGGGATAGACGCGCTCGAAAGTCTCGATCGCGCCTGATGGCACCGAGGCGCGGCAGACGCCGTGGAAGCCGTCGCAGCCGGCGATGAAGTCGCAGGCGATCTCGCGCCGCCGGCCTTCGGAGATAAAGCTGACGCGCGGCGAGGCGCTGTCGAAATCGTGCAGCTGGACGTCCTCGGCTTTGTAGAAGGTCGTCGTGCCGGCGGCCTGCCTTGCTTCCATCAGGTCCTGCGTAACCTCGGTCTGGCCATAGACCGTCACCTGCTTGCCGGTCAGGCCCTTGAGGTCGACGCGCTGCAGGCGCCCCTCGAAGGCGAGCGAGAAGCCGTCATGCGGCAGGCCCTCTTCAGCAAGGCGCGCACCGACGCCAGCCTCGTGCAGAAGCTCGACCGTGCCCTGTTCGAGCACGCCGGCGCGGATGCGCGACAGCACGTAATCCGCGCTCTTGCGTTCCAGGATGACGTTGTCGATGCCCTGGCGGCTCAGCAGCTGGCCGAGCAGCAGGCCGGACGGCCCGGCGCCGAC
This sequence is a window from Bosea vestrisii. Protein-coding genes within it:
- a CDS encoding HlyD family type I secretion periplasmic adaptor subunit; translation: MKPVLNWPEWRQRGERLLATARQRFERTRAPVEGSGDWRSPVRKGYVVVAIALGAGGLWSMIARLDSAVVAHGSVVVESDRKAVQHLEGGLVESIAVRDGAEVKAGEILVRLDATHAAAQRSVARLGVMQALGEEARLTAEIDRLDRITFPSELAEATDIKEARRITLDQERLFKERQSAQKLEVSILKERLTQSERQYQSTEAQRDSTVGQAASINDELTNLRPLADKGYVAATRINPLKRSLTELQGRTGSLEADLLRLSVATDEIRLQMGQIGLRAVEEASTKLAECRVKLADAREKLRIAEDVLVRAEVRAPRAGRVVASKVHTVGAVVKPGETLMEIVPQDDELIVTAKVSPMDVNNLRPGMAAEVRLPSFKGRATPFTVGEVKSIAADALRDEVLQQMVYELRVSVSASGFPPKIRAKLRPGMPAEVYVPTGERTAIAYLMQPLTDSMRSSFREE
- a CDS encoding ArsR/SmtB family transcription factor, yielding MLEIAPVSTVMRALADPTRRAVFERISACDEITVAELTRGSGVTQGAISQHLKSLKQAGLVAERPDGRNVFYRAEPEGLAPLVDWIGHYGVFWRERFANLRTLLKEIDP
- a CDS encoding SRPBCC family protein, which gives rise to MTALDLQPATQDIVVDEILPHAPETIWKALTSSALIARWIMEPFGFAPVEGTRFTFRTTPAGAWDGTIRCQVLEVIPNQCLAYSWKGGDDGNAGYGSRLDTIVTWTLSRAASGTRVRLVHSGFELPRNEAAFTNMGRGWKTILPRLGDVAGEQG
- a CDS encoding GFA family protein: MNNAYKGGCACRAIRYEVAAEPVESNDCQCRQCQQQSGTGHSSYLSFVGAPVTVEGEATTWDVVGEGGTVKRCAFCPTCGSPVYLSFPDIPDLFIVRAGSLDEPSRYKPEMVFWHSVAQPWDHLPPGILKHEKLPPR
- the pobA gene encoding 4-hydroxybenzoate 3-monooxygenase — encoded protein: MRTQVVIVGAGPSGLLLGQLLSRQGIDNVILERKSADYVLSRIRAGVLEQGTVELLHEAGVGARLAEEGLPHDGFSLAFEGRLQRVDLKGLTGKQVTVYGQTEVTQDLMEARQAAGTTTFYKAEDVQLHDFDSASPRVSFISEGRRREIACDFIAGCDGFHGVCRASVPSGAIETFERVYPFGWLGLLTDQPPAAHELVYASSPFGFALCSMRSQTRSRYYVQVPLDEKVEAWSDERFFDELRRRVPDEVAAAVTSGSSLEKSIAPLRSFVTEPLRFGRLFLAGDAGHIVPPTGAKGLNLAASDVRYLFEALREHYVEHSDAGLDAYSGRALARVWKAVRFSWQMTNLLHLFPEASTFDQRIRRAEFDYLTQSSAALASVAENYVGLPY